The Lentzea guizhouensis genome contains a region encoding:
- the purN gene encoding phosphoribosylglycinamide formyltransferase has product MQALLDATDLPIEVVAVGADRENIEGLKRAERAGVPHFAVKLRDHADRAAWDRALTEAVAAHEPDLVVSAGFMKIIGPGFLARFGGRMINTHPALLPAFPGAHGVRDALDYGVRVTGSTVHLVDAGVDTGPILAQEAVVVEPGDTEETLHERIKVVERRLLVETVGRLAREGCTVNGRKVSIP; this is encoded by the coding sequence ATGCAGGCGTTGCTGGACGCCACCGACCTCCCGATCGAGGTGGTCGCCGTCGGCGCGGACCGCGAGAACATCGAGGGTCTCAAGCGCGCCGAACGTGCGGGCGTCCCGCACTTCGCCGTGAAGCTGCGCGACCACGCCGACCGGGCCGCGTGGGACCGCGCGCTGACCGAGGCGGTCGCCGCGCACGAGCCCGACCTGGTCGTGTCGGCGGGCTTCATGAAGATCATCGGTCCTGGGTTCCTGGCCCGCTTCGGCGGCCGGATGATCAACACCCACCCCGCGCTGCTGCCGGCCTTCCCCGGCGCGCACGGCGTCCGCGACGCGCTGGACTACGGCGTGCGCGTGACCGGGTCGACCGTGCACCTGGTCGACGCGGGCGTGGACACCGGGCCGATCCTCGCGCAGGAGGCCGTGGTCGTCGAACCCGGCGACACCGAGGAGACCCTGCACGAACGCATCAAGGTCGTCGAACGCCGGCTGCTCGTGGAGACGGTCGGCAGGCTGGCCCGCGAGGGCTGCACCGTGAACGGACGAAAGGTGAGCATTCCGTGA
- the sucC gene encoding ADP-forming succinate--CoA ligase subunit beta has product MDLYEYQAKDLFAAHGVPVLPGDVATNPADAKAIAAKFGQAVVVKAQVKTGGRGKAGGVKLAKDADETEEKANAILGLDIKGHIVHRVLVTPASDIAEEYYFSFLLDRANRTFLAMASVEGGMDIEEVAATKPEALAKIHIDAIKGVDQAKATEIADAANFPAEVKDQVVDVIVKLWETFVAEDATLVEVNPLVRDPEGKVIALDGKVTLDENAGFRHPAHAELVDKQAENPLEAKAKEKGLNYVKLDGEVGIIGNGAGLVMSTLDVVAYAGEQYGVKPANFLDIGGGASAEVMANGLDVILGDEAVRSVFVNVFGGITACDAVANGIVKALEILGDSATKPLVVRLDGNNVEEGRAILAEANHPLVTVVDTMDNAAAKAAELAAAGV; this is encoded by the coding sequence GTGGACCTGTACGAGTACCAGGCGAAGGACCTCTTCGCCGCCCACGGCGTCCCGGTACTGCCGGGCGATGTGGCCACCAACCCCGCCGACGCCAAGGCCATCGCCGCGAAGTTCGGCCAGGCCGTCGTCGTCAAGGCCCAGGTGAAGACCGGCGGCCGCGGCAAGGCCGGCGGCGTGAAGCTGGCCAAGGACGCCGACGAGACCGAGGAGAAGGCGAACGCCATCCTCGGCCTCGACATCAAGGGGCACATCGTTCACCGCGTGCTGGTGACGCCCGCCTCCGACATCGCGGAGGAGTACTACTTCTCCTTCCTGCTCGACCGCGCCAACCGCACCTTCCTCGCCATGGCGAGCGTCGAGGGCGGCATGGACATCGAGGAGGTCGCGGCCACCAAGCCCGAGGCCCTCGCGAAGATCCACATCGACGCCATCAAGGGTGTCGACCAGGCCAAGGCCACCGAGATCGCCGACGCGGCGAACTTCCCGGCCGAGGTTAAGGACCAGGTCGTCGACGTCATCGTCAAGCTGTGGGAGACCTTCGTCGCGGAGGACGCCACGCTCGTCGAGGTCAACCCGCTGGTCCGCGACCCCGAGGGCAAGGTCATCGCCCTCGACGGCAAGGTCACGCTGGACGAGAACGCCGGCTTCCGCCACCCGGCCCACGCCGAGCTGGTCGACAAGCAGGCGGAGAACCCCCTCGAGGCCAAGGCCAAGGAGAAGGGGCTCAACTACGTCAAGCTCGACGGCGAGGTCGGCATCATCGGCAACGGCGCCGGTCTCGTGATGTCCACTCTGGACGTCGTGGCGTACGCCGGTGAGCAGTACGGCGTGAAGCCCGCGAACTTCCTCGACATCGGCGGCGGCGCGTCCGCCGAGGTCATGGCGAACGGCCTGGACGTCATCCTCGGCGACGAGGCCGTGCGTTCGGTGTTCGTCAACGTCTTCGGCGGCATCACCGCGTGCGACGCCGTGGCCAACGGCATCGTCAAGGCGCTGGAGATCCTCGGCGACTCGGCCACCAAGCCGCTCGTCGTCCGCCTCGACGGCAACAACGTGGAGGAGGGCCGCGCGATCCTCGCCGAGGCCAACCACCCGCTGGTGACCGTTGTCGACACGATGGACAACGCGGCCGCCAAGGCCGCCGAGCTCGCGGCTGCGGGGGTCTGA
- a CDS encoding DUF5336 domain-containing protein translates to MSVPYGAPQQQPPGPAPHQQPSAAPGASNLNLGMILPMVGAGLGLVAYLLAFSDSVGGVTWILAAAALAALTLLPNAPKFLPVAAALAAVQTLELLQGIIKASSVEGLAIVLLIVSLLQTAALVLALLLGEGIVKFTPKPAHPYQGQPGGWNPQSGAFPQQGQHPQQHGVPQQQFGQQAPQQQAPQQQFGQQPQQPQQPGQPPQQTSFMPQPGQFGSPGTPPGGFGGPQQ, encoded by the coding sequence ATGTCCGTGCCTTACGGCGCACCCCAACAGCAGCCGCCGGGTCCGGCACCGCACCAGCAGCCCAGCGCCGCTCCCGGCGCGAGCAACCTCAACCTGGGCATGATCCTCCCCATGGTCGGCGCTGGTCTCGGCCTCGTCGCCTACCTGCTCGCCTTCTCCGACAGCGTCGGCGGGGTGACCTGGATCCTGGCGGCCGCCGCGCTCGCCGCTCTCACGCTCCTGCCGAACGCGCCGAAGTTCCTGCCGGTCGCCGCCGCGCTCGCCGCGGTGCAGACGCTGGAACTGCTCCAGGGCATCATCAAGGCCTCGTCGGTCGAGGGTCTGGCGATCGTGCTCCTCATCGTCTCGCTGCTGCAGACCGCCGCGCTCGTGCTGGCGTTGCTGCTCGGCGAGGGCATCGTGAAGTTCACGCCGAAGCCGGCGCACCCGTACCAGGGCCAGCCGGGTGGCTGGAACCCGCAGTCGGGCGCGTTCCCGCAGCAGGGGCAGCACCCGCAGCAGCACGGTGTGCCGCAGCAGCAGTTCGGCCAGCAGGCACCGCAGCAGCAGGCCCCGCAGCAGCAGTTCGGCCAGCAGCCGCAGCAGCCCCAGCAGCCGGGCCAGCCGCCGCAGCAGACGAGCTTCATGCCGCAGCCGGGTCAGTTCGGCTCGCCGGGCACGCCGCCCGGTGGCTTCGGCGGCCCGCAGCAGTAG
- a CDS encoding esterase/lipase family protein, with product MSDNGRSWTRRLTDAVLDRAGWGVHTARDIAGEAKVALRAMATPGGLRGVATEAVWLTARAVLYPWGAVTEQLRPEGHFRHYRTDGLPPRQRGLVVSAMDAAGTPIVLVHGIGDNRSAFAVLSGALRRRGFGVVHAVNYSVLTALTGDVRRSAALLGEQIERICEQTGSDQVHVVGHSLGGLIARYYVQRLHGDSRVHTLVTLGTPHNGTLAAYLLPTPLTKQLRPGSELLSELAEPCRPCRTRFVVVWSEMDQIIVPQRNARLEHPSLLVEEHQIRDSGHLSLPVDTRTLHVVVTAITRMDDSSTHPIAAGGEACGAPGVTDRHS from the coding sequence ATGAGTGACAACGGCCGGTCGTGGACGCGGCGTCTCACCGACGCCGTGCTCGACCGCGCCGGCTGGGGTGTGCACACCGCCCGCGACATCGCCGGAGAGGCGAAGGTCGCGTTGCGCGCGATGGCCACGCCCGGCGGTCTGCGCGGCGTCGCCACCGAAGCGGTCTGGCTGACCGCCCGCGCGGTGCTCTACCCGTGGGGCGCCGTCACCGAGCAGCTGCGCCCGGAGGGCCACTTCCGGCACTACCGCACCGACGGCCTGCCACCCCGCCAGCGCGGCCTGGTGGTTTCGGCGATGGACGCGGCGGGCACCCCGATCGTGCTGGTGCACGGCATCGGGGACAACCGCTCCGCTTTCGCGGTGCTGTCGGGGGCGCTGCGGAGGCGGGGCTTCGGGGTGGTGCACGCGGTCAACTACAGCGTGCTGACCGCGTTGACCGGCGACGTCCGCCGCTCGGCCGCGCTGCTCGGGGAGCAGATCGAGCGGATCTGCGAGCAGACCGGGTCGGATCAGGTGCACGTCGTCGGCCATTCCCTCGGCGGGCTCATCGCCAGGTACTACGTACAACGACTGCACGGCGACTCACGCGTTCACACACTCGTGACCCTCGGGACGCCGCACAACGGCACCCTCGCTGCCTACCTGCTGCCGACCCCGCTGACGAAGCAGCTGCGGCCCGGTTCGGAGCTGCTCTCCGAACTCGCCGAGCCCTGCAGGCCCTGCCGCACCCGGTTCGTGGTGGTCTGGTCGGAGATGGACCAGATCATCGTGCCGCAGCGCAACGCCCGACTGGAGCACCCCTCGTTGCTCGTCGAAGAGCACCAGATACGTGATTCAGGTCACCTTTCCCTCCCGGTTGACACGAGAACGCTTCACGTCGTTGTTACTGCCATCACCCGTATGGATGACTCGTCAACTCACCCCATCGCCGCCGGTGGGGAGGCCTGTGGCGCACCCGGAGTGACCGATCGTCACAGTTGA
- a CDS encoding DUF6350 family protein translates to MRFDAGQLGVLPLLPTALLMLLVGRTAAGTADRLGLYEPLQARSVVLSISSAHAVVGGAIALLMGDEGLVRATPAVAFFGCAAVSGVAATIGVARRCGLVELVFDKLDPVAFQGLRSGFMALFALFSAGALAVAAGLAISWPRTSSLFAEAGPSVGVGLGVWLLCLGYLPNAIIAGLSYVAGAGFSMGLVEVTPLKFTGGPVPPVPLLAAMPEDAFVLSPAVLVPALLIGAFVGWTCRKVSERPTSRLRAVLVAAVTAGVGCLVLAATAGGRLASGAFDPVTVPAGLLALLVALWVLVPGALVAWLAGARVKPVVAADAAEFVEPDYDEDEVEDSEVVFEDDELTDQLEIVAADEFEVEEELDDEYYDEDEYDEHDEHAAEVEYEEEDVEYEEEDVVDEDEPLDDEVLEDEEDDGEDDAEPAGPEVVEEEDFDAEFDEMLGMEPEEDLDGKPER, encoded by the coding sequence TTGCGCTTCGACGCCGGTCAGCTCGGCGTGCTGCCGTTGCTGCCCACGGCGTTGCTGATGTTGCTCGTCGGCCGGACCGCCGCCGGCACCGCCGACCGGCTGGGCCTCTACGAACCGCTGCAAGCCCGCTCGGTCGTGCTCAGCATCTCCAGTGCGCACGCGGTCGTGGGCGGCGCCATCGCGTTGCTGATGGGCGACGAAGGGCTCGTGCGCGCGACTCCGGCCGTCGCGTTCTTCGGCTGTGCCGCGGTCTCCGGGGTGGCGGCGACGATCGGTGTCGCCCGCCGCTGCGGCCTGGTGGAGCTGGTGTTCGACAAGCTCGACCCGGTGGCGTTCCAGGGCCTGAGGTCCGGGTTCATGGCGTTGTTCGCACTGTTCAGCGCGGGTGCGCTGGCGGTGGCCGCCGGGCTCGCGATCTCGTGGCCGAGGACGAGCAGCCTCTTCGCGGAGGCCGGTCCCTCGGTCGGTGTGGGCCTCGGCGTGTGGTTGCTGTGCCTCGGGTACCTCCCGAACGCGATCATCGCCGGGCTCTCCTACGTCGCCGGCGCCGGGTTCTCCATGGGCCTGGTCGAGGTCACGCCGCTCAAGTTCACCGGCGGCCCGGTGCCGCCGGTGCCGTTGCTCGCGGCGATGCCGGAGGACGCGTTCGTGCTGAGTCCTGCCGTGCTGGTGCCGGCTCTGCTGATCGGCGCGTTCGTCGGCTGGACCTGCCGCAAGGTGTCCGAACGGCCGACCTCGCGGCTGCGCGCGGTGCTCGTCGCGGCGGTCACCGCCGGTGTCGGCTGCCTGGTGCTCGCGGCGACGGCCGGCGGGCGGCTCGCCTCCGGTGCGTTCGACCCCGTCACGGTTCCCGCCGGGTTGCTCGCGCTGCTCGTGGCGCTGTGGGTGCTGGTGCCCGGCGCGCTCGTCGCGTGGCTCGCCGGGGCGCGGGTGAAGCCGGTGGTGGCCGCGGACGCCGCCGAGTTCGTCGAGCCGGACTACGACGAGGACGAGGTCGAGGACTCCGAGGTCGTCTTCGAGGACGACGAGCTCACCGACCAGCTGGAGATCGTGGCCGCCGACGAGTTCGAGGTCGAGGAAGAGCTCGACGACGAGTACTACGACGAAGACGAGTACGACGAACACGACGAGCACGCCGCCGAGGTCGAGTACGAAGAAGAGGACGTCGAGTACGAAGAAGAGGACGTCGTGGACGAGGACGAACCTCTCGACGACGAGGTCCTCGAAGACGAGGAAGACGACGGCGAGGACGACGCGGAACCCGCCGGACCCGAAGTGGTGGAAGAAGAAGACTTCGACGCGGAGTTCGACGAGATGCTCGGCATGGAGCCGGAGGAGGACCTGGACGGCAAGCCGGAACGGTGA
- the sucD gene encoding succinate--CoA ligase subunit alpha, giving the protein MAIFLNENSKVIVQGMTGAEGTKHTKRMLASGTNIVGGVNPRKAGEKVDFDGTVLPVFGTVKEAMEATGANVTVIFVPPAFSKAAVVEAIDAEIELAVVITEGIPVHDTAYFWAHAVATGNKTRIIGPNCPGIISPGKSNAGIIPANIAGSGKIGLVSKSGTLTYQMMHELKDFGFSTAIGIGGDPIIGTTHIDALEAFQADDETVAIVMIGEIGGDAEERAAAYIKENVTKPVVGYVAGFTAPEGKTMGHAGAIVSGSAGTAQAKKEALEAAGVKVGKTPSETAALMREIMSSL; this is encoded by the coding sequence ATGGCTATCTTCCTCAACGAGAACAGCAAGGTCATCGTCCAGGGCATGACCGGTGCCGAGGGCACCAAGCACACCAAGCGCATGCTCGCGTCCGGCACGAACATCGTCGGTGGCGTGAACCCGCGCAAGGCGGGCGAGAAGGTCGACTTCGACGGCACCGTGCTCCCGGTCTTCGGGACCGTCAAGGAGGCCATGGAGGCCACCGGCGCGAACGTGACCGTGATCTTCGTCCCGCCGGCCTTCTCGAAGGCCGCCGTGGTCGAGGCGATCGACGCGGAGATCGAGCTGGCCGTCGTCATCACCGAGGGCATCCCGGTGCACGACACCGCCTACTTCTGGGCGCACGCCGTCGCGACGGGCAACAAGACCCGGATCATCGGCCCGAACTGCCCCGGCATCATCAGCCCCGGGAAGTCCAACGCCGGCATCATCCCCGCGAACATCGCGGGCTCCGGCAAGATCGGTCTGGTGTCGAAGTCCGGCACGCTGACCTACCAGATGATGCACGAGCTGAAGGACTTCGGCTTCTCCACCGCGATCGGCATCGGTGGCGACCCGATCATCGGCACCACGCACATCGACGCGCTCGAGGCCTTCCAGGCCGACGACGAGACCGTCGCGATCGTGATGATCGGTGAGATCGGTGGCGACGCCGAGGAGCGCGCCGCGGCCTACATCAAGGAGAACGTGACCAAGCCGGTCGTCGGCTACGTCGCGGGCTTCACCGCCCCGGAGGGCAAGACCATGGGCCACGCCGGCGCCATCGTCTCCGGCTCCGCGGGCACCGCGCAGGCGAAGAAGGAGGCCCTCGAGGCCGCCGGCGTCAAGGTCGGCAAGACGCCGTCCGAGACCGCCGCTCTCATGCGCGAGATCATGAGCTCGCTCTGA
- the purH gene encoding bifunctional phosphoribosylaminoimidazolecarboxamide formyltransferase/IMP cyclohydrolase: MSTPAERRPVRRALVGVSDKAGLLELATGLHAAGVEIVSTGGTAKVLADAGVPVTPVEQVTGFPECLDGRVKTLHPRVHAGLLADLRKETHAQQLRDMDIAPFDLLVVNLYPFTQTVASGASPDDCVEQIDIGGPAMVRASAKNHANVAVVVDPARYDWVLENVREGGFTLADRQRLAADAFRHTATYDVAVASWMGNVLAPDDEGSGFPGWVGATWNRSNVLRYGENPHQSAAIYTQGDGRVGLASAKQLHGKEMSYNNYLDGDAAWRAAWDHELPCVAIIKHANPCGIAVSTVSIADAHRKAHECDPVSAFGGIIAANREVTVEMAEFVSEIFTEVVIAPSYADGAVEVLQRKKNVRILVAEAPSRGGAEMRPVSGGLLLQQRDAIDADGDSPANWTLACGKPADEQTLADLEFAWRAIRAVKSNAILLADNGATVGVGMGQVNRVDSSHLAVTRAGERAKGAVAASDAFFPFPDGLEVLLNAGVRAVVQPGGSVRDPEVIAKAEEAGVTLYLTGTRHFAH, from the coding sequence GTGAGCACTCCCGCCGAGAGGCGACCGGTCCGTCGGGCACTGGTCGGTGTCTCCGACAAGGCCGGCCTGCTGGAACTGGCCACCGGCCTGCACGCGGCCGGAGTCGAGATCGTGTCGACCGGCGGCACCGCGAAGGTGCTGGCCGACGCCGGCGTGCCGGTCACGCCGGTCGAGCAGGTCACCGGCTTCCCCGAGTGCCTCGACGGCCGGGTGAAGACGCTGCACCCGCGCGTGCACGCCGGTCTGCTCGCGGACCTGCGCAAGGAAACGCACGCGCAGCAGCTGCGCGACATGGACATCGCGCCGTTCGACCTGCTGGTCGTGAACCTGTACCCGTTCACGCAGACCGTGGCGTCGGGCGCTTCCCCCGACGACTGCGTTGAGCAGATCGACATCGGCGGTCCCGCGATGGTCCGCGCGTCGGCGAAGAACCACGCGAACGTGGCCGTCGTCGTCGACCCGGCGCGCTACGACTGGGTGCTGGAGAACGTGCGCGAGGGCGGCTTCACGCTGGCCGACCGCCAGCGCCTGGCCGCGGACGCGTTCCGGCACACCGCGACCTACGACGTGGCCGTGGCGTCGTGGATGGGCAACGTCCTGGCGCCGGACGACGAGGGCTCCGGCTTCCCCGGCTGGGTCGGCGCGACCTGGAACCGGTCGAACGTGCTGCGCTACGGCGAGAACCCGCACCAGAGCGCCGCGATCTACACGCAGGGCGACGGCCGCGTGGGTCTCGCGTCGGCGAAGCAGTTGCACGGCAAGGAGATGTCGTACAACAACTACCTCGACGGCGACGCCGCGTGGCGGGCCGCGTGGGACCACGAGCTGCCGTGCGTCGCGATCATCAAGCACGCCAACCCGTGTGGCATCGCGGTGTCGACCGTGAGCATCGCGGACGCGCACCGCAAGGCGCACGAGTGCGACCCGGTGAGCGCGTTCGGCGGCATCATCGCGGCCAACCGCGAGGTCACCGTGGAGATGGCCGAGTTCGTCTCGGAGATCTTCACCGAGGTGGTCATCGCTCCGTCCTATGCGGACGGTGCGGTGGAGGTGTTGCAGCGCAAGAAGAACGTGCGCATCCTGGTGGCCGAGGCGCCCTCCCGCGGTGGCGCGGAGATGCGTCCGGTGTCCGGTGGCCTGCTGCTGCAGCAGCGCGACGCCATCGACGCCGACGGCGACTCGCCCGCGAACTGGACGCTGGCGTGCGGCAAGCCGGCCGACGAGCAGACGCTGGCGGACCTGGAGTTCGCGTGGCGCGCCATCCGCGCGGTCAAGTCGAACGCGATCCTGCTGGCGGACAACGGCGCCACCGTCGGCGTCGGCATGGGCCAGGTCAACCGGGTCGACTCGTCGCACCTCGCGGTGACGCGCGCGGGTGAGCGGGCCAAGGGCGCGGTGGCGGCCTCGGACGCGTTCTTCCCGTTCCCGGACGGCCTCGAGGTGCTGCTGAACGCGGGTGTGCGCGCGGTCGTGCAGCCCGGCGGGTCGGTGCGCGACCCCGAGGTGATCGCGAAGGCCGAGGAGGCGGGCGTGACGCTGTACCTGACGGGTACGCGCCACTTCGCCCACTGA
- a CDS encoding M23 family metallopeptidase, whose amino-acid sequence MSHHRSPGGHERSAALEEAVDRASTRTVSSHRLPPPPSALRGRIVVAAVAVGAFAAAGAGQIGQAAADEGNDVQLANHADGAATFEGVGGDTASAPQILAVSKTTAEGSAEAAKLLRSQQLTTQREAAEAEKKRPKFFRPAAGEFTSGYGGRWGTMHLGIDIAGPIGTPILSAADGVVIEAGPASGFGLWVRVQHNDGTITVYGHVNDYSVSEGQRVKAGQQIARMGNRGFSTGPHLHFEVWEPGGQKVNPLTWLNQRGVTV is encoded by the coding sequence TTGAGTCACCACCGCTCCCCCGGCGGCCATGAACGCAGTGCTGCGCTTGAAGAGGCAGTCGACCGCGCTTCCACGCGCACCGTCAGCTCCCACCGGCTCCCCCCGCCACCGTCGGCGCTTCGCGGACGCATCGTCGTCGCCGCCGTCGCAGTAGGTGCCTTCGCCGCCGCAGGCGCCGGCCAGATCGGTCAGGCAGCCGCGGACGAGGGCAACGACGTCCAGCTCGCGAACCACGCCGACGGCGCCGCAACGTTCGAGGGCGTGGGTGGCGACACCGCCTCCGCGCCGCAGATCCTCGCGGTCTCCAAGACGACCGCGGAAGGCTCCGCGGAAGCCGCCAAGCTCCTGCGCAGCCAGCAGCTCACCACGCAGCGCGAGGCCGCCGAGGCCGAGAAGAAGCGCCCGAAGTTCTTCCGCCCCGCCGCCGGCGAGTTCACCTCCGGCTACGGCGGCCGCTGGGGCACCATGCACCTCGGCATCGACATCGCCGGCCCGATCGGCACCCCGATCCTCTCCGCCGCCGACGGCGTCGTGATCGAGGCGGGTCCCGCCTCCGGCTTCGGCCTTTGGGTCCGCGTGCAGCACAACGACGGCACCATCACCGTCTACGGCCACGTGAACGACTACAGCGTCAGCGAGGGCCAGCGCGTCAAGGCGGGCCAGCAGATCGCCCGCATGGGCAACCGCGGCTTCTCCACCGGCCCGCACCTGCACTTCGAGGTCTGGGAGCCGGGCGGCCAGAAGGTCAACCCGCTCACCTGGCTGAACCAGCGCGGCGTGACGGTCTGA
- a CDS encoding DNA polymerase Y family protein encodes MRTPPGSSWWSRGWAAAHVAVVDGNEVVATSAVARAEGIRWAMRKRVAESMCPELVTFDRDPQRDARFFEPVAEAVEELAPGIEVVEPGLVAVQARGPVTYFGTAEHAAERIVDHVATRTGTEAQVGVADSLFGATKAAHRNVVVAPGGTAEFLRPLGVHELPAPELVDLLRRLGLKTLGAFADVPENAVASRFGGPATKQHRMARGLPERPLDKRRPAPELAVTQTFDEPVERIDSAAFAAKTLAEELHANLADRGLACTRLGIHARTEHDEELHRVWRAAEPLTPRGIADRVRWQLDGWLTRERLTSGIRTLTLDPSEVVDGTALQLGLWGHDDERAVRALLHVQGLLGPDAVLVPVLDGGRGPREQVRLVPWGDERTPVQNPDHPWPGRLARAPATLKDEPAELTDAAGNQVGVTGRLELTARPREVTANGRTRDVVAWAGPWPVDERWWAPDAHRAARVQVQTEDEAFLLVRRNQRWFLEGVYD; translated from the coding sequence GTGAGGACTCCGCCCGGCTCGTCGTGGTGGAGCCGGGGCTGGGCGGCAGCGCACGTGGCCGTGGTCGACGGCAACGAGGTCGTGGCCACCTCCGCCGTGGCGCGCGCCGAGGGCATCCGCTGGGCCATGCGCAAACGCGTGGCCGAGTCGATGTGCCCCGAGCTGGTCACCTTCGACCGCGACCCGCAGCGCGACGCGCGGTTCTTCGAGCCCGTCGCGGAGGCGGTCGAGGAGCTCGCGCCCGGCATCGAGGTGGTGGAGCCGGGGCTGGTGGCGGTGCAGGCGCGGGGACCGGTCACCTACTTCGGGACCGCCGAGCACGCGGCCGAGCGGATCGTCGACCACGTCGCCACCAGGACCGGGACCGAGGCGCAGGTCGGGGTGGCCGACAGCCTGTTCGGAGCCACGAAGGCCGCGCACCGCAACGTGGTCGTGGCACCCGGCGGCACCGCGGAGTTCCTCCGGCCGCTCGGCGTGCACGAGCTGCCGGCGCCGGAGCTGGTCGACCTGCTCAGGAGGCTCGGCCTGAAGACCCTCGGCGCGTTCGCGGACGTGCCGGAGAACGCGGTGGCGTCGCGGTTCGGCGGGCCGGCGACGAAGCAGCACCGGATGGCGCGGGGGCTGCCGGAGCGGCCGCTCGACAAGCGCAGGCCGGCGCCGGAGCTGGCGGTCACGCAGACGTTCGACGAGCCGGTCGAGCGGATCGACTCGGCCGCGTTCGCCGCGAAGACGCTGGCGGAGGAGCTGCACGCGAACCTGGCCGACCGCGGGCTGGCGTGCACGCGGCTCGGCATCCACGCGCGCACCGAGCACGACGAGGAGCTGCACCGGGTGTGGCGGGCCGCGGAACCGTTGACACCGCGGGGGATCGCGGACCGGGTGAGGTGGCAGCTGGACGGCTGGCTCACCCGCGAGCGGCTCACGTCGGGCATCAGGACGCTCACCCTCGACCCCAGTGAGGTCGTCGACGGCACCGCCTTGCAGCTCGGGTTGTGGGGCCACGACGACGAACGCGCGGTCAGGGCGTTGCTGCACGTGCAGGGGTTGCTGGGGCCGGACGCGGTGCTGGTGCCGGTGCTCGACGGCGGACGGGGGCCGCGGGAGCAGGTCCGGCTCGTGCCGTGGGGGGACGAGCGAACGCCGGTGCAGAACCCAGACCATCCGTGGCCCGGCCGGCTCGCCCGCGCGCCCGCCACGCTCAAGGACGAACCCGCCGAGCTCACCGACGCTGCCGGCAACCAGGTCGGCGTGACCGGACGGCTCGAGCTCACGGCACGGCCCAGAGAAGTCACCGCGAACGGCAGAACGCGGGACGTGGTCGCGTGGGCCGGGCCGTGGCCGGTGGACGAACGGTGGTGGGCACCGGACGCGCACCGGGCCGCACGGGTGCAGGTGCAGACCGAGGACGAGGCGTTCCTGTTGGTCCGCAGGAACCAGAGGTGGTTCCTGGAAGGGGTGTACGACTGA